The window TATTCTTAGAGAAATTGTTTTTCTACCCGTTTGTTGGCCTGctgatattttgtttttcgTAACAATAAAGGTGTCCAACTTCTATTGTGGTTTGTTATGATTTGAAATTGTAGGGAGCCAAGGGGCTTTGGTTTTGTGAAGTTTCGATATGGTGAAGATGCAGCTGAAGCAAAACAACGAATGAATCATCAAGTTATTGGTGGACGTGAGATAAGGATTGTTTTTGCTGAGGAGAATAGAAAAACTCCTCAAGAAATGCGCTTGAGTACCCGCACAAGGTGCCACAACTAGTTTCTCTCTTATGTAATCTCATGGTTATTTTCTGCCACCTGagtgttaaaataaaatgctgACGTGATCAAGCATTGTTTACtctttcatttcatttgaagTGGTCGACATGGAGGAAGCAGGAGAACACCACCAAGGTCCCCAAGACGCAGATATCGCTGtcagtttaaattttttacttatgcgtttctcttatcttttttttaatagacCTCATTAATAGGATATGGTTGTGAAGATAATTCTCTGTTTTAATACAAGCTTAAttattgttgtttttgttCACAGCTTACTCTCGCTCGCCTTCACCTGCTAGGCGTGATTCAAggtttgaattttatttgtttgagGCATTTTATGCTTCCTTTTTAATGTATAAGTAGTGGCTCTTCTTGTTGGCATTGAGTTATTCTATAACTCCACTGTTCAACATTTATAGTGTGGTAAAGATTATTGACTATGGATTCTATTATCCTTTCTTTTGATTATAGAGGAATATATGGAAATTATAACCCATGAAGCTGAGAGCAATTGGAATGTTATGATGTGTCTGGCCATATAATTTTGGCAGTACTCTAACTCATAAGTTGTTTATTAATGTTGACATGATGGTAATCAAGTCTGATAACAAATATTGTCTTGCCTCATTTCATGCAAGTGTCCAAAAGTTACTACTTTCTGTGGGTTTCCCCATGTGGCATAGTTAGGAAGATgaataaaagttgtagctatGGAtaatttctttatcttttttttaatttcttactctTATTCACTTAATGCTAGCATTATGATGATGTTATATCACCAGtgaaatagaaaaatttgTTTACCTTCTCATCTCtttcaattgaatttgttaatgGTGATAATGAAGCTATGCATTACAATGGTGAGAGCTAAATTTTTGGAAGCTGCCAAACTTAAGTTATAGTTTCCgtttgtttttcctttgtgtttgtttaagttttaatattcaaTGATTGTTGTCGCTTAGACATAATGCTAAGTCCTCCAGtagattaaaataatatatactGTGGTGGCCTTGTTTATGCAGATAGTAAAGTGAAAAGGGAGATTTTAAAGTCTTCTGGATTAATAAAGATAAAGAGATCATAAAGTGATGGACAACTTGATTTTCTATCAAAGCTTCTCCATAAGTATTTTCCATAATTCCACCTTCACCAGCTATTGCCTACAAATTGAACGGGGTCTTGTTCTTTGACTTTGGGTTTGTGAGGCTTGCTGCCATTGAATGAACTGACCAGCTAAAATGTTTGTGAGATGATTAAAATCACAGGAGTACCTTATCTTTTTCGTTTGCATATGAGTTGCTAATTAGTTTTTTTCATGAGAAAATTTGTTAAGTTTGATATCTTCTTTTCATATACTATCCAGTTAAGAAAGAATTTAGAGCTTATATTTGGTCAAAGAATCATCCTCAAACAAAGGAAGCCAATCAAAGTATTTACTGGTAGAGATTTGTTGGCATTGTCcaagaaaaagataatttgAGGTTTTAGAAAGTTGGGGCAAAGAGAGCTATGAAGTTGTCAGATGCTGATCAACCGGTACAACGTTATAGAGCCTAACTCAGTTTTTGGATCCAAGTGTTATATATTTGTTCAGAAACACTGGAAAGGTGCAGGTAAAGGTCAATATTTAAATCCGTTGATTTGTGCGAGGATGCTTGTAGAAAATTGTTGTCATCTTCATGCGTATCATCTATTTTATATTGGAAGAGGTTTGCCTTGTGAAGAGTAAAAATACTCCTTTCTATACATTCTATGTAATATTGTTATATGCACTGAATAGATTTTGTTGCCCTTAATGAAAAATACTCCTTTCTATACATTCTATGTACTGTTGTTATATGCACTGAATAGATTTTGTTGCCCTTATAGTCAATATATGTGTTATTTGTATGGAGTAATAGTTTCTTATGCATTCTGTTTTCACTTGAAACTGGGGACAGGGATCGGGGAGTGAGAGATGATTACCGCTCCCTCAGGCGATCTAGGTCAATTTCACAGGATCGGGGCATGAGAGATGACTATCGCTCTACCAGTCGATCTAGATCTATTTCAAGGGATCATGGGGCAAAAGATGATTATTGCTCTCCCAGGCGATCTAGATCTGTTTCACGGTCTCTTTCTGCACGTTCTCCACATGGTGATAGGGAATACAGAACCAAGCCAAGGTCCCCAAGTCCTAGGGAGAATGGTCGGAGTTCCCATGATGAGAGACGCTATGCGCATGGCCAGTCAAGGAGTCCAAGGCGTGACAGTCTCAGTCCTTCAAGGTCTCGTTCACGATCCTTCAGGTAGGTGCTCTCCAACTTTCTgacaaatttttattgatacTTGCAGTTGGAGTCCTGCACAAGAGCTGAAGTTATAAATTGTGGTGCTTTCTTCTCTGCAGTCCTCGCTAGTGGCTTTTCCAATTATGGTGCCTTCTTGTGGTGATGTGCATGTGGTTGCTGCTGGAAACTGTAATATGTGTTACTTTGGTGTTTATTTTAGGTGAAAGCAATGTTATGAGTTAGTAGGGTAGATTAAGGACGTTTTCAAACTCTAGCAGTTTTAAGTATTCTTAAGAGATATGGCTGCATCTTGTTTTCAAGGATTTTGAGATACAATGTCTGACTGATGTTGCAATCTACCTTCCATCTTTAACGGATTGATCTTTAGTATATGTGTCAAATTGGAGTTGTGATTTCTGATGGAGCTTATTCTATGCTCTTTCCCTGCTTTTGCGGTTTGAGGTGTGAGTGAAATGTGGTTGCTGCCGACCAATGATTATTTGACACCGTTTTTGGTGTTAACCCATTAATGTCTTGCAGAATCCACCAAAAGGACATTCGAATTTACTTAATGCAGTTGAGAATATTGTGTATGATAGGTCTCTTGAAATATTGGAAGTTGCCAAGTAAACCTTTTCTCGTGTCTATGCTCATTGTTGATGTGGGAAGATGCAGTTctgattttattcaaatacAATGTTATTCCTGGCGGGTTTTCAAGTCATCATGATGCTaagctctctctctccaaaTAAGTTCATAAAAGTCCCATTACCAGTTAAACAAAACGAGCTCTGTTATGTTCAAGAAGTTGACACAAGGCTGATTCTGGGTTACGTTCAGTACTAAGAATTATAATACTGCAGAGCACCGGATTTATGTGGTTCGGTTCCCAAAAACCTACAGGCTTTTAGCAGCcgataacaaaagaaaagatcatGAATGAATCACTCATCATTGATTATGTTCAAAAATGGCAGTGGAGTCATTTTCgcttgaaaatgaaaaaaaattttcccaaGAACAATCTTCAACCATACAAAAGGGAGACAATGCGTATCGCATGGAAAGCTGGATATAAGTGTACGCAACAACAGTTTTTGCTCATTGCAAACTGGcctaacttatttcaaccatgGAACTACAGGTGTTTGTTTGCCAATCACTTCAAAGGGCATGCTTTCTCAAATGCTTGCTGCTCTTTGCGACATAAATCGAACTCATTCGTGTGGTAATACATGCATCCGACGTAAGTTTCCATTGGGTCTTTGCATCTCTGATAAAGATCTTTTAGCCTGCAAAGTCAAACATTCCATGATTAGGAAAACAATCTATTAAAGCAATGAGGTAATACTCATTGTAACGTGTATTAGGGTAATGCTCAGTTCCCCGGAAATTGTGCTACATTCATGCATATATAATCATTTAGATTTCGATAAACGGTTGTTATGAACTTAAGTTGTCTACATAGAGCATCAATATACAAGCTAACTTAGTAGTCCAGATGATTCACAGGCAAGAAAAACCGACTGTTCAATCTAACCCAGGAATAGGAAGGTACCATGTTCCTACTGATCAGTAAAGAGAAGCAAAGAGGATGTGTgctttaatatataaaagaagGCCATTCCAAGAAACTAAGCAATTGGAATGAGGTTAAACTACTACCTTATTTGGTTGGAACGAAATTAAAGTGGCagatagagaaagaaaagagtgaAATATCGAGTTCCCACATTTTACCTTCAAGGGATTCAATATCACTATTGCTACAAAAAGCACTAGAGCAGACTTTACAAAGATAAAAGATTGAAAGGTACCATAACTTAAAGAGGATATTTTGAATCACTTGAGTTCTAATTTGTTTCAGATATGCACTCTAAAAGACTAAAGAAATAGTGACCTAGCATTTTAGAACTCTACATCATGTAATGCTGCCATGATCTAATTATTGTTGCCTTGGAACTTCATAAAGATTCTATATCAAAATGGAAACCGTAGCTTTCTGGTAACTCGCAACTAAGAACCACAAGATAGTCAGTATTTAGGGCATTTTAAGCTACAAAATGCTTCTTCCCATGTAATCGGATACAAAGTAGGTGAACATGGCAAACACCTACTCTGTAAATAGAGAAAGTCGGAAGCCCTATGGTTACATTCAACACAAAGAGAAGGCCACCTAATTACGACTTGATTCGTCTATGTTACACCGATGTAAAACTTCTTCAAATTAACCACAAAACCAAACTAACATAccaagaggaagaaaaatcatcagtttgaggcttaatcaGAATCTACTTCGCCTAATCATAAGAAAGCACTTCTACTCCTAACAAAACTTAAACTTAGCTTCAATTAACAATTCGAAACCAATGCTAAAGGCTCATTCCCCCACCTCCCTCCCCCCTCCCCCCCCCTTTCGCAGTGATGAGGCCAATCCCATGTTCTTTTTAGCTTCACTTTCACAGTATAAAACCTTTGAAAACCCAATTCCAAAAGTTCTCACATGCTACATTTCCattaaaaggattaaaatcCAATAGTCCTAGTTAATCTTGGCTTCAATCAGACCAttgcaatttctttttcaattccaACATTAtcttatatgaaaaaatttagcaaaaaaaggaaaaaaaaaacaaataattttgagaaatCGAAGACCGAAAATCAATGCTTACACGCCAAGGGCACAGCGAGTAGCTTGGCGGCCTTTATCGAGACATTTCTCAGGATTTGGATCTTTCTTCTTACACTTGAGGAATTCCACGTTCTCCGACATACATGTAATTTCTATGTGCTTAGCTGCTGACATCAGCACCGACGACGTCGGGATCGGTTCTCCCACCGCATCTACCACGCTCGCCATTTCCACCCCACCCCTGACAAAGATCACTTCTTTCTGCACCAATCCCAAGAAAAAcgaagaataaagaaagatcCCAACTTTTTCTCAAAAAGTTCCAAGTTTTCtacaattaaagaaaaaagaaagaaaatttattgGGAATTAATCGTTTACCTTATCAATTAATTGAGTATTTGCTTAAACTGAGAGAGCAGACTGAGGGAGAGAAATGGGGGTCTAAAGTTCTAGGGCAGTGAAGACACTGAGGAAATGCTAACCGATGCTAACGGTGGAACCAATTGGTAATTCATTTTAGATTGAAGGGTATTTATGTCATTGTATATAGCTTCTGGGATTTTGTATTTCTCGCTCACTTGGCCCCCAAAACCCTCGGCTTTGTtcaatttctttgcccttcTTTCTCTTCAGCCAATCTCAAAACAGTGATTTCCGAGACAATTTAACAGTAAGTTCAAATTTTGTTACTTGATCTAGTGCTAAAGCTACTTCCTTGATATCTCTTCTTTGCTTCATCTTTCTGTTCCTTATGATGTCTGTGGTAGAGAAAGTGTTGAGCTTGCTGGAATTTACAGAGATATTTGATCTGATATTAGCGTGGAATTTTCAAGTATTGATTTGAACCAAATAGTTgccttttcattttcattgcaTTGTTGCAAAAgatgggttttcttttttcattagGAGTGATGGTTCTTTGTAGTACTATATGTTTTAGCTTTGTGTTCTGAATTGTGGCTAGAACCCATTTTTCTTCTGAAGTGGATGAAATGCTTGGCATCTGATAGACTTAAATTGTTGGGCAGAGTGGGGTTTGGCTATTCAGCAATGTCTCTGGCTTTTTAGCTTAGATGTATGCTCTTAAACCTACAGAAATGGTGATTGATTAGCAATTGGGTGATTAGTTTTTACTAGTGTTTGtcttaggattttttttttttggtagcTTTAGAGAAGGAAATGAGTTGACGGGGTGGAAATGctgtgaaatttttttttttttacaattggGGGAGAGGGGATTCGAACCTTACTCTTTAGGCAGGGATCATGCACAaaccaatgagccaaatgcttgGGTGCGCACTGTGAAATTTAGCTCTTGCTATTTTGTTAATTCCTATATTAATAAGCTAGTTACTATGATTTATTCGTATTTGCAATTTGCAACATTagaaattttcttcatttttatataCTTATAGCCACAAATTAAGGGGCAGAAAGTTATTGTTTCCTTGAACACTTAACACCCTCCCTCCTGCTTTCTGCAAACTTTTTAACTTATACTtcaataaaaactaaaaagatttgtttatataatcaATTAGTCATTCAAGTCGAGCTGAACTCAGCTAAATATTTGTTCCTGGCTCAAATTGACTGGAATTGTTGGACTGGAGGGGCCACCCCGCTCGATTGAGTGCAAACTTTCTGTTCTTTTTGAGTGCTGTAGGGATGTGGATGGTGGAGTGCTTTATGTGTTATTTGTCGACATATTTGATGTTTATTGTATGTATTTGGACCCAGACGGTTGCTTACTTGCTGTGAAGCCCAAATTTATATGCATGTGTGGATCTAAAACTGTAGGTcaattaagtttatataataaatacaCTTTTATTCATACATATACAGAATGGTAGGATCAAAAATGTTTCTTACTGCTAATTTGTAAAGACATTGTTTTCTTAataaaaactttctgtttatGCTGATTTGATTGTGTTTTCCCTTGTACGTTCAGGAATGGGtgacaagaagaaaaagacttTTATGTTTATCCGGCTTGTCTCGGCTGCTGGGACTGGGTTCTTCTATGTGAAGAGGAAAAGTGCTAAGAAAGTGGCAGAGAAACTTGAGTTTCGCAAGTATGATCCTCGGGTAAATCGCCATGTTCTTTTCAcagaacaaaaaatgaaataaggAACCTATTATGTATCAGCTGCTCTGTTTtccatcaaattttaaatcaatgtACAAGTGCTGTTTCTTGTCGACAATATCAAATTATGTCAGCTTGAATAAAGTGCGTCTGtctttatttgtatttgtttCTCCATCAATTATGCTCCCTTTTTGTCTCCCTCCCTCCCTCTCTCAAGTCGAGCATGATTTTTTCATTGCCATATGGCCTGTTGGTTTAATCCTCCAGGATATGGCCCAAAGTTTGAATTATTGAGGATCATTATCATGTGTTACATGCTGCATTATTTATGTAGATGACTGGCAATAAAACTACCAATGACTTTATGAACTTGTCAATGACAAGCATttaatcctagaaaaaaaaatatatttcacaAACTTCACACATTATGGCATAGAtcacatgcttcatgtttTCCAGTGATGGAACTCTTCAAATTGGGCACTGTCTTCTCATTTCATGTACATGTTTGTGATGGTAGTTGGCACGTGTTTCTCCCTAAATTAAACTTGGTCTCCGTCCTCCGTGATATGCATGGTGGGGTTGGCGTGGGTTCTGAAAATGTAATTGAGGtgtgagataaaaaaatgTTGTGTTCCTTTGGCCATTGATAATGGCACAAGCCACAAGGGAAAGAATCGAGCTGTCAAGCAAattgaaacaaggaaaagCCTTGGTCTATTTATCAGAGCTCCTTCTCTTTATCTGTCTAtgaatgataattataatGGATTGGCAATTTTTGCAGATTTCATATTCTATGGTATCTGGCCTACCAAAGATGGCTTTTGCCGTCAGTGTGTCCCATTTCCTTGAAAAAACTTTGCACCTTGCACCATCTTAATGGATCACTGCCATTGGCTCTAGAATTCGAGAACTGATTGAAAAAGACAGTGGGTTCTTATCCTCGAGTTAATGGGGTTGCCCATATTGCAATGTTCTCTCTGCCTTTCTGCTGTGTTTTTCTCCATTTCAGCAAGTGGCATCTTCATTTGCCTTTCCAATGTTTTGCCAGAAACAT is drawn from Theobroma cacao cultivar B97-61/B2 chromosome 4, Criollo_cocoa_genome_V2, whole genome shotgun sequence and contains these coding sequences:
- the LOC18603405 gene encoding serine/arginine-rich SC35-like splicing factor SCL28 → MGRYRSRSRSYSPRRRSRTPTRGRKKYEDDPRDRHRSHRDRRSPAPSGLLIRNLPLDARPEDLRVPFERYGPVKDVYLPKNYYTGEPRGFGFVKFRYGEDAAEAKQRMNHQVIGGREIRIVFAEENRKTPQEMRLSTRTSGRHGGSRRTPPRSPRRRYRSYSRSPSPARRDSRDRGVRDDYRSLRRSRSISQDRGMRDDYRSTSRSRSISRDHGAKDDYCSPRRSRSVSRSLSARSPHGDREYRTKPRSPSPRENGRSSHDERRYAHGQSRSPRRDSLSPSRSRSRSFSPR
- the LOC18603406 gene encoding NADH dehydrogenase [ubiquinone] 1 alpha subcomplex subunit 8-B, encoding MASVVDAVGEPIPTSSVLMSAAKHIEITCMSENVEFLKCKKKDPNPEKCLDKGRQATRCALGVLKDLYQRCKDPMETYVGCMYYHTNEFDLCRKEQQAFEKACPLK
- the LOC18603407 gene encoding 50S ribosomal protein L33, with product MGDKKKKTFMFIRLVSAAGTGFFYVKRKSAKKVAEKLEFRKYDPRVNRHVLFTEQKMK